A window of the Natronomonas salina genome harbors these coding sequences:
- a CDS encoding 30S ribosomal protein S14, translating to MSESETEPETGEQAAKRTGQLESCQRCGREQGLVGKYDIWLCRQCFREVARSMGFKKYS from the coding sequence ATGAGCGAATCAGAGACAGAACCTGAGACGGGCGAGCAGGCCGCCAAGCGAACCGGCCAGCTCGAATCGTGTCAGCGCTGCGGGCGCGAGCAGGGACTCGTCGGCAAGTACGACATCTGGCTGTGCCGACAGTGCTTCCGCGAGGTCGCCCGGAGCATGGGCTTCAAGAAGTACAGCTAA
- a CDS encoding 30S ribosomal protein S8 has translation MADNDPLASALSGLDNAESVGHLDQTVSPASNEIGSVLEVLYDRGYINGFQFVEDGKAGRFEVELKGAINECGAVKPRYSAGADEFEKWEKRFLPARDYGTLVVTTSHGIMSHYEAREAGIGGQVIAYVY, from the coding sequence ATGGCGGACAACGATCCACTGGCCAGCGCGCTGTCGGGACTCGACAACGCCGAGAGCGTCGGCCACCTAGACCAGACGGTATCGCCCGCCTCGAACGAGATCGGCTCCGTACTCGAGGTCCTCTACGACCGCGGGTACATCAACGGCTTCCAGTTCGTGGAAGACGGCAAGGCCGGTCGGTTCGAGGTCGAACTGAAGGGAGCGATCAACGAGTGTGGCGCGGTCAAGCCCCGCTACTCGGCGGGCGCAGACGAGTTCGAGAAGTGGGAGAAGCGGTTCCTCCCGGCCCGCGACTACGGGACGCTCGTCGTCACGACCAGCCACGGCATCATGAGCCACTACGAGGCCCGAGAGGCGGGCATCGGTGGCCAGGTGATCGCCTACGTCTACTAG
- a CDS encoding 50S ribosomal protein L6: MRTEIDIPDDVTATMDHLELTVEGPEGSVTRRLWYPDVSVSVEDGTVVVETDDENAKARSTVGTFESHVTNMFHGVTEGWEYTMEVFYSHFPMQVSTQDEEVVIENFLGEKAPRTTEIRGDTQVSVDGEELTISGPSIEDVGQTAADIEQLTRVTDKDTRVFQDGVYITQTPDRGEV, encoded by the coding sequence ATGCGCACAGAAATCGACATCCCGGACGACGTCACGGCGACGATGGACCACCTCGAACTCACCGTCGAGGGACCGGAGGGGAGCGTCACGCGACGCCTCTGGTACCCCGACGTGAGCGTGAGCGTCGAGGACGGCACCGTGGTCGTCGAGACGGACGACGAGAACGCCAAGGCCCGATCGACGGTCGGCACCTTCGAGAGCCACGTCACGAACATGTTCCACGGCGTGACCGAGGGCTGGGAGTACACCATGGAGGTGTTCTACTCCCACTTCCCGATGCAGGTCTCCACGCAGGACGAGGAGGTCGTCATCGAGAACTTCCTCGGCGAGAAGGCGCCGCGAACCACCGAGATCCGCGGGGACACCCAGGTCTCCGTCGACGGCGAGGAACTGACCATCTCGGGCCCGAGTATCGAGGACGTCGGCCAGACGGCGGCCGACATCGAACAGCTGACGCGCGTGACCGACAAGGACACCCGCGTCTTCCAGGACGGGGTCTACATCACGCAGACGCCCGACCGAGGTGAGGTCTGA
- a CDS encoding 50S ribosomal protein L32e translates to MSDEEYDELTDISGVGPSKADALEDAGFETVDDVREASQEELAEAEGIGNALAARIKGDVGGLEVSDDTEAEVEEEAPEEEAAEEADEDVETELQPRGLADKTPDLSENEARLLKQRHSEGKPQFNRQDYHKKKRTPTSWRKPRGGLSKQRRGIKGKGPKVEAGYRTPKAVRGKHPSGFEEVRVENVDDLEGVDGDAEAVRIGSTVGARKRERIEEVAEEEDIRVLNPTYVEVEVEE, encoded by the coding sequence ATGAGCGACGAGGAATACGACGAACTGACCGACATCAGCGGCGTCGGCCCCTCGAAGGCGGACGCGTTGGAGGACGCCGGCTTCGAGACGGTCGACGACGTCCGCGAGGCCTCCCAGGAGGAACTGGCCGAGGCCGAAGGCATCGGCAACGCGCTCGCCGCGCGGATCAAGGGCGACGTCGGCGGCCTCGAGGTCTCCGACGACACCGAGGCAGAAGTCGAGGAGGAAGCGCCCGAGGAAGAAGCGGCCGAGGAAGCCGACGAGGACGTCGAGACCGAACTGCAGCCGCGCGGGCTCGCGGACAAGACGCCCGACCTCTCGGAGAACGAGGCGCGGCTCCTCAAGCAGCGACACAGCGAGGGCAAGCCGCAGTTCAACCGGCAGGACTACCACAAGAAGAAGCGGACGCCCACCTCGTGGCGCAAGCCCCGCGGCGGCCTCTCCAAGCAGCGGCGAGGCATCAAGGGCAAGGGCCCGAAGGTCGAGGCCGGCTACCGGACGCCGAAGGCGGTGCGCGGCAAGCACCCCAGCGGCTTCGAGGAGGTCCGCGTCGAGAACGTGGACGACCTCGAGGGCGTCGACGGCGACGCGGAGGCCGTCCGCATCGGCTCGACGGTCGGCGCCCGCAAGCGCGAGCGCATCGAGGAGGTCGCCGAGGAGGAGGACATCCGCGTCCTCAACCCCACCTACGTCGAAGTGGAGGTGGAAGAATGA